A window of Thermosynechococcus sp. NK55a contains these coding sequences:
- a CDS encoding TatD family hydrolase: protein MLVDTHVHLNFPEYAADLEAVAERWRSAGVVRLVHACVEPQEFPAIQRLSAQFPEVFMAVGLHPLDTQQWQPELKEKIASLASNEPKVVAIGETGLDFYKATNREQQEAAFWAQLEVAQALDLPVIIHCREAAAAARDLLQQFVRDRGPVRGVMHCWGGTPEETEWFLNLGLFISFSGTVTFKNAKQIHASAQIVPSDRLLIETDCPFLAPVPKRGEKRNEPSYLRFVAEAVARLRQCDLAELERQTTLNACHLFRLPLPTEASIATFS, encoded by the coding sequence ATGTTGGTGGATACCCACGTCCATCTGAATTTTCCAGAGTACGCGGCCGATCTGGAAGCAGTAGCTGAGCGCTGGCGATCGGCGGGGGTGGTGCGTTTGGTGCATGCTTGTGTCGAACCGCAGGAATTTCCAGCCATTCAGCGCCTGAGTGCCCAGTTTCCAGAAGTGTTTATGGCCGTGGGTCTCCATCCCTTGGATACCCAGCAGTGGCAGCCAGAACTCAAGGAGAAAATTGCCAGCCTTGCCAGCAATGAACCCAAGGTGGTGGCCATTGGCGAAACCGGCCTAGACTTTTACAAAGCCACGAACCGCGAGCAACAGGAGGCCGCCTTTTGGGCACAGTTGGAGGTCGCCCAGGCATTGGACTTACCCGTGATCATCCACTGTCGCGAAGCAGCGGCGGCGGCCCGGGATCTGTTGCAGCAATTTGTGCGCGATCGCGGTCCGGTTCGAGGGGTCATGCACTGTTGGGGCGGAACTCCCGAAGAAACTGAATGGTTTCTCAATCTGGGTCTTTTTATTAGCTTTAGCGGCACGGTCACCTTTAAGAACGCTAAACAAATTCACGCCTCAGCGCAGATAGTTCCCAGCGATCGCCTGCTCATTGAAACCGATTGTCCTTTTTTGGCCCCTGTGCCCAAGCGGGGTGAAAAGCGGAACGAACCCAGCTATTTGCGCTTTGTGGCCGAAGCCGTAGCCCGCCTGCGACAATGTGACCTTGCGGAACTAGAACGGCAGACAACTCTCAACGCCTGTCATCTCTTTCGGCTACCACTGCCCACAGAGGCCTCTATTGCCACCTTTTCCTAG
- the rpsT gene encoding 30S ribosomal protein S20, with translation MANIKSAAKRAQIAERNRLRNKAYRSAVRTLIKNYLNAISQYSADPTPEKLAEVHQRLNLAFSKIDKAVKRGVLHRNTGARRKARLTRILNKTLQPAA, from the coding sequence GTGGCTAACATTAAATCTGCCGCTAAACGTGCCCAAATTGCTGAGCGGAACCGTCTGCGCAACAAGGCCTATCGCTCGGCAGTGCGTACCTTGATTAAAAATTACTTGAATGCCATTAGTCAGTACAGCGCCGACCCCACCCCAGAAAAACTGGCGGAAGTCCACCAACGCCTGAACTTAGCCTTTAGCAAAATTGACAAAGCCGTTAAGCGCGGCGTTCTCCATCGCAATACCGGTGCCCGTCGCAAGGCGCGCTTGACACGGATTCTCAACAAAACACTGCAACCTGCCGCCTAA
- the larB gene encoding nickel pincer cofactor biosynthesis protein LarB, producing the protein MPDSLRQILTAVAQGELTVETAYRQLQHLAYEPVGDFARLDHQRQQRTGFPEVIWGPGKTPQQIAEILERMRPHYPCVMATRISPEVFEAVRSRLGGLHYFEKAQICSTAPILPPQFPLQVGLVCAGTADLPVAEEAAVTLQLSGFSVERFWDVGVAGLHRLLSVRDRLEQMAVLIVVAGMEGALPSVVAGLVSVPVIAVPTSIGYGANFAGLAALLTMLNSCAPGIGVVNIDNGFGAAMLAAKILRSLSQRL; encoded by the coding sequence ATGCCCGATTCACTGCGGCAAATTTTGACGGCAGTTGCCCAAGGAGAACTGACTGTAGAGACGGCCTATCGCCAATTGCAACACCTTGCCTACGAACCCGTTGGCGATTTCGCGCGCCTTGATCACCAGCGGCAGCAGCGCACGGGCTTTCCAGAGGTCATTTGGGGGCCTGGGAAAACCCCCCAGCAAATTGCTGAAATTCTGGAGCGGATGCGTCCCCACTATCCCTGTGTGATGGCCACGCGTATTTCCCCAGAGGTTTTTGAGGCGGTGCGATCGCGCCTTGGGGGACTGCACTATTTTGAAAAGGCACAGATTTGCAGTACAGCCCCCATTTTGCCGCCGCAGTTTCCGCTTCAGGTGGGTTTGGTCTGTGCCGGTACAGCGGATCTGCCCGTGGCCGAAGAGGCGGCAGTGACGTTGCAGCTCTCAGGGTTTAGCGTTGAGCGGTTTTGGGATGTGGGGGTGGCGGGACTTCATCGCCTCTTGAGTGTGCGCGATCGCCTTGAGCAGATGGCGGTGCTAATTGTTGTTGCCGGTATGGAGGGGGCACTGCCCAGTGTGGTGGCGGGGCTAGTCTCAGTGCCCGTGATTGCGGTGCCCACCAGTATTGGCTATGGCGCGAACTTTGCTGGTTTGGCGGCGCTGCTCACAATGCTCAATTCCTGTGCCCCCGGCATTGGTGTTGTCAATATTGACAATGGCTTTGGGGCCGCCATGCTAGCGGCCAAGATCTTGCGATCGCTCAGTCAACGGTTATAA
- a CDS encoding site-2 protease family protein, which translates to MIVTVGLLAGAIALLAWGLYRNLPYGKVGIVAWLQTLVLMLPWLVVFGSLSFGIVINFAAVLFGLVFSIVAYIALGRWLRSLAVTAELPLAASGRSELEQATTEQTTAAPPTEKPSLPPEDLQAIQSIFSVDTYFATDYIPYKGGVICPGNLRGEAKAVHQQLTERLQAALPDRYRLFMVPNSEGKPMVVILPMTTEPIRSGKLQKLAAVLLAVATLGTCLETSAILQGFSLLGNPTAGLFQRSLPFALGLFGIAAVREVGHWLMAKRYRARLGPPIFLPAWQLGTFGAMTRLESFLANRSQLFDIGAAGAIAAGSVSLLLLSIGFVLSPTGQGLEVPTLFFQGSILVGTIAKLFLGQQLHSEVVMVHPLVILGWLGLIMTALNLMPAGQLDGGRIIQAIYGTKTAKRLTIITLVVLGLVAIVNPLALYWALVILLLQRDVDQPSLDEITEPDDTRAGLGLLLLFLMAATLIPMAPGLAGRLGIGG; encoded by the coding sequence ATGATAGTTACGGTAGGCTTATTGGCGGGAGCGATCGCCCTATTGGCCTGGGGACTCTACCGCAACCTGCCCTATGGCAAGGTGGGGATAGTGGCATGGCTGCAAACCCTTGTCCTGATGCTCCCTTGGCTGGTGGTTTTCGGCAGCCTCAGCTTTGGGATTGTGATTAACTTTGCTGCCGTCCTCTTTGGGCTGGTGTTTTCGATTGTGGCCTATATTGCCCTGGGGCGGTGGTTGCGATCGCTGGCAGTCACCGCAGAACTCCCCTTGGCTGCTTCTGGGCGTTCTGAACTGGAGCAAGCCACCACAGAACAGACAACCGCCGCGCCGCCTACCGAGAAACCTAGCCTTCCCCCTGAGGATTTGCAAGCCATTCAAAGCATCTTTAGTGTTGATACCTACTTTGCCACCGATTACATTCCCTACAAGGGAGGCGTGATCTGTCCAGGGAATCTGCGGGGTGAGGCTAAAGCGGTGCATCAGCAACTCACCGAACGACTACAGGCCGCCTTGCCCGATCGCTATCGCCTCTTTATGGTGCCCAATAGTGAGGGCAAGCCCATGGTGGTCATCTTGCCGATGACCACTGAGCCGATCCGCTCCGGCAAGCTCCAAAAGCTAGCGGCGGTGCTGTTGGCGGTGGCCACCCTGGGCACCTGTCTCGAGACCAGTGCCATTTTGCAGGGCTTTAGCCTACTGGGGAATCCTACTGCCGGCCTCTTTCAGCGATCGCTCCCCTTTGCCCTCGGCCTCTTTGGCATTGCGGCTGTGCGGGAGGTGGGCCACTGGTTAATGGCCAAACGCTATCGGGCACGCTTGGGGCCGCCGATCTTTTTGCCGGCGTGGCAGTTGGGGACTTTTGGTGCGATGACCCGCCTTGAATCCTTCCTGGCCAATCGCAGTCAACTGTTTGATATCGGGGCCGCGGGGGCGATCGCCGCCGGTAGTGTTTCGCTGCTGCTGTTGAGCATTGGCTTTGTCCTCTCGCCCACAGGTCAGGGTTTAGAGGTGCCGACCCTCTTTTTCCAAGGATCGATTTTAGTGGGGACGATCGCCAAGCTCTTTTTGGGGCAGCAATTGCACAGCGAAGTGGTGATGGTGCATCCCTTGGTGATTCTGGGCTGGCTGGGGCTGATCATGACTGCTTTGAACTTGATGCCTGCAGGGCAACTGGATGGCGGGCGGATTATTCAAGCTATTTACGGTACGAAAACCGCCAAACGACTGACGATTATTACCCTTGTGGTCTTGGGCTTGGTGGCAATTGTCAACCCCTTGGCCCTGTATTGGGCGTTGGTGATCCTGCTATTGCAGCGGGATGTGGATCAGCCCAGTCTCGATGAAATAACAGAACCGGACGATACCCGTGCCGGTTTGGGGCTGCTGTTGTTGTTCTTGATGGCAGCTACCCTCATTCCAATGGCACCGGGGCTGGCTGGTCGGCTGGGGATTGGAGGCTAA
- the htpG gene encoding molecular chaperone HtpG: MLEQGTISIHTENIFPIIKKWLYSDHEIFLRELVSNAVDAIQKLRMVARSGEYSGDVDHPEVTITIDKENKKLAIADNGIGMTAEEVKKYITQVAFSSAEEFVQKYKGEGENAIIGHFGLGFYSAFMVAERVEIDTLSYREGAVPVHWTCDGSTEFTLSDGQRTTVGTTVTLTLQDSELEYLEPARIRELVRKYCDFLPVPIQLEGEQINKQIAPWKSAPNSLSKEDYLEFYRYLYPFQEDPLLWVHLNTDYPFVVNGILYFPKLRPDIDVTKGQIKLYCNQVFVSDNCEEIIPRFLLPLRGVIDSSDIPLNVSRSFLQNDRTVRKIADYIAKKVGDRLKELYREDPAAYVHLWQDLGTFVKFGSINDEKFKKQVEDILIYRTTAELTSKDSDDVWAAEGGIQVDGKTYTTLKQYLERNKERQGNRVYYCTDEVNQATYVQLLKSQGIEVLFMDTFIDTHFVPWLEQNYSNVKFLRVDAELDETLIDKSKESELIDPTTNKTRSEQIKALFESVLKKPKLTIRTEALKADAPPAMILLPEASRRMQEMMAMMQQQANAQLPEEHILVVNTAHPLVQNLLSLNQGTIIQTSGTSETGTLVEKLCQYIYDLALMSQRAFDANGMQQFTERASQVLTQLTAMATR; the protein is encoded by the coding sequence ATGTTGGAACAGGGAACCATTTCAATCCACACTGAGAACATTTTTCCAATCATTAAAAAGTGGCTCTACTCCGATCATGAGATTTTCCTGCGGGAACTGGTCTCTAACGCCGTCGATGCCATTCAAAAACTGCGGATGGTGGCACGCTCTGGGGAATATAGCGGCGATGTGGATCACCCCGAAGTGACGATCACGATTGATAAAGAAAACAAAAAGTTAGCGATCGCCGACAATGGCATCGGCATGACCGCTGAGGAAGTCAAAAAATACATTACCCAAGTGGCCTTTTCCAGTGCCGAGGAATTCGTGCAAAAGTACAAAGGGGAAGGGGAAAACGCCATCATCGGCCACTTTGGATTGGGGTTTTACTCCGCCTTTATGGTGGCTGAGCGTGTGGAAATTGATACCCTTTCCTACCGTGAAGGCGCCGTTCCTGTCCATTGGACCTGTGATGGTTCCACGGAATTTACCCTTTCCGATGGCCAGCGCACCACTGTGGGCACCACAGTCACCCTGACGCTTCAAGACAGTGAATTGGAGTATCTAGAGCCAGCCCGTATTCGTGAGTTGGTTCGCAAGTACTGTGACTTTTTACCCGTTCCCATTCAACTTGAAGGGGAGCAAATCAATAAACAAATTGCGCCGTGGAAGAGTGCCCCCAATAGCCTCAGCAAAGAGGACTATCTGGAGTTCTATCGCTATCTCTATCCCTTCCAAGAAGACCCCCTGCTATGGGTTCACCTCAATACCGACTACCCCTTTGTGGTGAATGGGATTCTCTACTTCCCCAAGCTGCGCCCCGATATTGATGTCACCAAGGGGCAAATTAAGCTCTACTGCAATCAGGTCTTTGTCAGTGACAACTGCGAAGAGATCATTCCCCGCTTTTTGCTGCCTCTGCGGGGGGTGATTGACAGTAGCGATATTCCCCTAAATGTGTCCCGCAGTTTCCTGCAAAACGATCGCACTGTTCGTAAAATTGCTGACTACATTGCCAAGAAGGTGGGCGATCGCCTGAAGGAGCTATATCGCGAAGACCCCGCTGCCTACGTGCACCTATGGCAAGACCTTGGCACCTTTGTTAAATTTGGCTCCATCAACGATGAGAAGTTCAAAAAGCAGGTGGAAGACATTCTCATCTACCGCACCACTGCCGAATTGACCTCCAAAGACAGCGACGACGTTTGGGCAGCTGAGGGGGGCATTCAAGTGGATGGCAAAACCTATACCACCCTCAAACAATACCTAGAGCGCAACAAGGAGCGCCAAGGCAATCGCGTCTATTACTGCACCGATGAGGTGAACCAAGCCACCTATGTGCAACTGCTCAAGAGCCAAGGGATTGAAGTTCTCTTTATGGACACTTTTATTGATACTCACTTTGTACCGTGGCTGGAGCAGAACTACAGCAATGTCAAGTTTCTGCGGGTGGATGCGGAGCTGGATGAAACCCTGATTGATAAGAGCAAAGAGAGCGAACTCATTGACCCCACCACCAACAAAACCCGCAGTGAGCAGATTAAAGCCCTCTTTGAATCCGTGCTGAAAAAGCCAAAGCTGACAATCCGCACCGAGGCCCTCAAGGCCGATGCCCCGCCGGCGATGATCCTACTCCCTGAAGCCAGTCGGCGGATGCAGGAGATGATGGCAATGATGCAGCAGCAAGCTAATGCGCAGTTGCCGGAGGAGCATATCTTAGTTGTCAACACCGCCCATCCCTTGGTGCAAAATCTCCTCAGCCTTAACCAAGGAACGATTATTCAAACCAGCGGCACCTCAGAAACGGGTACATTGGTCGAAAAGCTGTGTCAGTATATCTACGATTTGGCCTTGATGTCCCAGCGGGCCTTTGATGCCAATGGTATGCAGCAATTTACGGAGCGGGCCAGTCAAGTGCTAACCCAACTGACAGCGATGGCCACGCGCTAA
- the hemW gene encoding radical SAM family heme chaperone HemW, whose amino-acid sequence MTTAAYLHLPFCRRRCFYCDFPITVVGDSPTLADSLIQEYVAALCQEIAHTPTEGLPLQTIFFGGGTPSLVPPQYFGQLLEALDRQMGIAPGAEISMEMDPGTFHLEQLQGYLRAGVNRVSLGVQAFDSELLRLCGRSHDGADVERAVEMIHRAGVANWSMDLISGLPQQSLADWQSSLAQAIAFKPTHLSIYDLIIEPKTVFSKRYQPEAAPLPSHDQTAAAYHLAHEMLTAAGYDHYEISNYAQPGFACRHNQVYWRNQSYYGFGMGATSYLQHRRLSRPRTRREYYQWLQSLPESLNQGSPDSLWDRWLETLMLGLRLSDGLSLRALAAEFPASWVEALQAAAVKMSPELLSLAGDRLHLTQPEGFLVANHVIVSLWEALEGSVFRQQEGQPLPIH is encoded by the coding sequence ATGACTACAGCTGCATACCTCCATTTGCCCTTTTGTCGGCGCCGCTGCTTCTACTGTGACTTTCCAATTACGGTGGTGGGAGATTCTCCGACGCTGGCGGACTCACTGATTCAAGAGTATGTGGCGGCGCTGTGTCAAGAAATTGCCCACACCCCCACTGAGGGGCTACCGCTGCAAACTATCTTTTTTGGTGGTGGAACGCCTTCTCTAGTCCCGCCTCAATACTTTGGCCAACTGCTGGAAGCCCTCGATCGCCAGATGGGCATTGCCCCAGGAGCGGAAATTTCCATGGAAATGGATCCGGGGACATTTCACTTAGAACAATTGCAGGGCTATCTCAGGGCAGGGGTCAATCGTGTCAGCTTGGGCGTACAGGCCTTTGACAGTGAGCTATTGCGGCTGTGTGGCCGCAGTCACGATGGGGCCGATGTTGAGCGTGCAGTTGAGATGATTCATAGGGCGGGGGTAGCAAACTGGAGCATGGATCTAATTTCGGGCCTGCCGCAACAATCCTTAGCGGACTGGCAATCCTCCCTAGCGCAAGCGATCGCCTTCAAGCCAACGCATCTGTCTATCTATGACCTCATCATTGAGCCAAAAACCGTCTTCAGCAAACGCTATCAACCCGAAGCAGCCCCCCTACCCAGCCACGATCAGACTGCCGCCGCCTATCACCTTGCTCACGAGATGTTAACAGCAGCGGGCTACGATCACTACGAAATTTCTAACTATGCCCAACCGGGGTTTGCCTGTCGTCACAATCAAGTCTATTGGCGCAATCAATCCTACTATGGCTTTGGCATGGGCGCCACCAGTTATCTCCAACATCGCCGTCTCAGCCGCCCGCGTACCCGCCGTGAATACTATCAATGGCTACAAAGCTTACCAGAGAGTCTCAATCAAGGGAGTCCAGATTCCCTGTGGGATCGCTGGTTGGAAACCCTGATGTTGGGCTTGCGCCTCAGCGATGGCCTGTCTTTGAGGGCTTTGGCGGCTGAATTTCCTGCGTCCTGGGTTGAGGCCCTACAGGCAGCAGCGGTAAAAATGTCTCCAGAGTTGCTTTCTTTGGCGGGCGATCGCCTGCACTTAACACAGCCAGAGGGATTTCTAGTGGCTAATCACGTCATTGTCAGTCTTTGGGAAGCATTGGAGGGATCGGTTTTCCGCCAACAGGAAGGGCAACCCCTACCGATACACTAG